Below is a genomic region from Spirosoma radiotolerans.
GATATGACGAGTATTCTGCCTTCGTCGGTGCTGTTCCTGCCGATTGACAAAGCGGCTGTTGACAATGCGAAATTTGTACCCGCTGCGCTGCGCCCGCTCATGAAGGACACCCTACAGTGGACCATTGGCAAGAAAGATCTCTATAAGCCTGACCTGATTATGCTCGACATGATTGCGACCAATAACTGGAAGCGGCCTATCTATTTTTCGAGCACGCTGGCGAGCGACAATTACCTGAGCCTGAAAAACTACATGCAACTGGAAGGCTATGCGTATCGGCTTATGCCGGTTGCGGTACCGGGCGCAACAGATGGGTACGTCAATTCCGACATCATGTATACCAACATGACCAAGAAGACATTCTGGCGCGAGTTCGATAATCCGGACGTATACTATGATGAAACCTACAAAGGACCACCTGTCATTTCGGCGCGCATTGCGTTCTTCCGTCTGGCCGATCAGTTCATTCGGGAGGGCCGAAAGGACAAGGCGCTTGAGGTACTCAATTACTCACTGAAGGTTATTCCGGACAAGTCAATCCCGTACGACCAGATTTCGTCAAATTATGTGCGGTTCCTGTTCGAGGTAGGCGATAACAAGAAAGCCCTTGAAATTGCCGACATCATGGCCAAGCGTGCCGATCAGGCGCTGACGTACGACAAAAGTGGCAATGGCCGCTTCGGCAACCCTGATTCGGATCTCTACATTCTCCAAACGATTGTAGAAGCCTGCAAGGAAGCCAAGCAAACGGCGGCCGCCAATAAGTATGAAGCCATCTTCCAGAAGCACATCAATGCCTTTGGTTGATAAAAACGATTGCTCACAACAAAGCCCGGACTACGCCATGTGGTCCGGGCTTTGTTATGCATTACGCTTAATGAATGGGGTGATTTACTTTTTCTTCTTCCAGATCAAGGCGGGCTTCCTCCTGGCGAATCACCTCATCGTCAAACTCGTCCAGGCTACGAAAATAGAGTAGCGCATTGCGTTTGGCGGTAATAATGTCGGTCAGAATTTTATTGTACTGATCTACCTGCACCCCGTCGCGCTCCAGCGAACCCAGGTGCCTTGTGATGGAATGCAAGTCGTTTTCCATTCGATTTCTCAGGTTGCTCACCAGTTCATTATTGATGGCTTCGATGGCGTACTTCTCCTCTACTTCTTTTAAAGCAACTTTCAGCAATTTAAGCCGGATGGCCGATACTTGCTGGTCCTCGGGAGCCCGATGATCCGGATCTTTATAATTGACCTTTCTAATAATCATTGGCAAGGTAAGGCCCTGAAAAACAAGCGTAAATAAGATAACGACAAACGTAATAAACAGGATCAGGTTCCGATGTGGAAAAGGCTCGCCATTGGTTAAGGTCAACGGAATAGATAGCGCCGATGCGAGCGACACCACCCCGCGCATACCCGCCCAACTAACGATAACCGGCCCACGCCAGCCGGGACTGCGGTCGGCGACAGAAATCACACGGCCAATTATCCGGGTGAAAACAGATGAAAACAGGACGACCACGATCCGGGTCACGATAATCAGAAACGTAATCAGCAATGCGTACAGAATCGATTCTGTCTTTGAATAGCCATCCAGCCCATTGATGATAACGGGTAGCTCAAGACCAATCAGCATGAAGACCAGTCCGTTCAACGCAAAAGTAACCGTCGACCACATCCCTGTGCCCTGAATTCGGGCGCTGTGGTTCAGAATTTGGTGGCTGTGATTTGACAGAAACAGCCCGCCACTCACCACGGCCATCACCCCCGAATAGTGAAATTCTTCGGCTGTTAGGTACATAATATACGGAGCCATGAACGTCAGCAGAATGCTGATTCGGGTTGTGGTGGGTAGCCATCGGTGAATAACGTAAAACACTAAAGCGACTGCCAGTCCAATGACAATCCCCATCAGCGTAACCATGACGAAACCGGTGGCGGCTTTCTGCCAGACAAACGAACCAGACAACACTGCCGCCAAAGCAAACCGGAACACCACCAGACTGGACGCATCGTTTACCAGGCTTTCGCCTTCCAGAATGCTGATTACCCGCTTCGGCACATTCACTCCTCGCAAAACAGACGTGGCCGCGACAGCATCGGGTGGCGAAATGATGCCTCCCAGCAGGAAGCCTAACGCGAGCGTAAATCCCGGAATAACGGCACTTGACACATAGGCGACGGCAAAAGCCGTAAAGATAACCAGCCCAAAAGCCAGCACGACAATGATGCGTCTCCACCGCCAGAACTCTTTCCAGGACGTAAACCAGGCCGCTTCATAAAGTAAGGGCGGCAGAAAAATTAAAAAAATCAGCTCAGGATCAACGACGATACGCGGAACACCCGGAATCAGGCTAACGACCAGCCCACTAATAACTAGGAAAATAGGCGCCGAAATTCGTAACCGCTGGCCCAGCATGACAAACAGGGAAATTGCCAGGAGTAGGGATAAACAAAGCAGTAGTGTTTGATGCATATGAGTGTAGGAGAGGTAGGCGACGAAAATAGTACAACACCGGCATTATGTATAAACATCAATCGCAGATTCTTCGACTTGGTTGTGGTTCTATGAATCAACTGGCACATTTTTATTGGGGATTTCCTTTTCTAAGGAAGTGTGTTTTCTTATGGAAAATCAGTAGAACGGAGCGAGTTCGATTATACCAATTCAGCTGAAATCCACGCCTTCACCATTTTGGCTAGACCATTCTGCCAGCGAGTCATTTTATACCATAACTGATTGTAGACTTTTGAGCACAAATCAGAAAAAAAGTATCCATTTTCAACGCTAGTCTATCATTACAAGTCCAAACACATACCATCAATCAACAAAAAAGCCCCAGATAGGGGCTTTTTTGTTAGTGTTGTAATCATGATCAAACCAATTCACATCAGTTCTCATCCGTGAAAGAAATCCTTCATCTTGTCGAAGAAACCTTTCTCATTTTTATTGGGCTTTGGCTGGAAATTCGGCGAGTTGCGTAGTTTCTCAAGAATACCGCGCTCTTCGGCCGATAGCATTTTGGGCGTCCAGACGTTGACATGAACCAGTTCATCGCCCCGTCCGTAGCCGTTCAATTCTTTGATACCTTTCCCTTTCAAACGAAGAATTTTGCCGCTTTGTGTACCGGGTTCAAGCGTGATGCGGGCTTTCCCATCAATGGTCGGCACTTCGACGTTGGTCCCGATGGCCGCGT
It encodes:
- a CDS encoding Na+/H+ antiporter → MHQTLLLCLSLLLAISLFVMLGQRLRISAPIFLVISGLVVSLIPGVPRIVVDPELIFLIFLPPLLYEAAWFTSWKEFWRWRRIIVVLAFGLVIFTAFAVAYVSSAVIPGFTLALGFLLGGIISPPDAVAATSVLRGVNVPKRVISILEGESLVNDASSLVVFRFALAAVLSGSFVWQKAATGFVMVTLMGIVIGLAVALVFYVIHRWLPTTTRISILLTFMAPYIMYLTAEEFHYSGVMAVVSGGLFLSNHSHQILNHSARIQGTGMWSTVTFALNGLVFMLIGLELPVIINGLDGYSKTESILYALLITFLIIVTRIVVVLFSSVFTRIIGRVISVADRSPGWRGPVIVSWAGMRGVVSLASALSIPLTLTNGEPFPHRNLILFITFVVILFTLVFQGLTLPMIIRKVNYKDPDHRAPEDQQVSAIRLKLLKVALKEVEEKYAIEAINNELVSNLRNRMENDLHSITRHLGSLERDGVQVDQYNKILTDIITAKRNALLYFRSLDEFDDEVIRQEEARLDLEEEKVNHPIH